The following are from one region of the Salicibibacter kimchii genome:
- a CDS encoding DUF948 domain-containing protein yields MDLLGIAALIFAIAFAVLVIFLARALGNLANVLSKTEVTVGKLPEQLDEITKETGTVLHNTNETILDVNEKVATLNPIFGMIGDAGEASRRLSSSLVDMTEAVSNQSQEASETSRQKGLSGFYGLAAFIYFLNQKRKEKSE; encoded by the coding sequence ATGGATTTACTTGGAATTGCAGCATTAATCTTTGCGATCGCGTTTGCGGTTCTCGTCATCTTCTTGGCAAGAGCCCTGGGAAACTTGGCAAATGTGCTTTCCAAAACAGAAGTCACCGTCGGTAAACTTCCCGAACAGTTGGATGAGATCACAAAAGAGACGGGAACCGTTCTCCACAATACAAACGAAACGATTTTGGATGTCAATGAAAAGGTAGCAACGTTGAACCCTATTTTCGGCATGATTGGGGATGCCGGCGAAGCTTCCCGAAGATTGTCATCCTCCCTCGTCGACATGACCGAGGCTGTGAGTAATCAATCGCAAGAAGCATCGGAAACGTCGCGGCAAAAAGGGTTGAGTGGCTTCTACGGTCTAGCGGCATTTATTTATTTTTTAAATCAAAAACGCAAAGAAAAAAGTGAATAA
- a CDS encoding DUF5665 domain-containing protein produces the protein MALLGFILAKTVSLPLIGDYLAEILDIVDNQRETTP, from the coding sequence TTGGCCCTTCTCGGGTTTATCCTCGCGAAAACCGTCTCTTTACCGTTAATCGGTGATTATCTTGCCGAAATTTTGGATATCGTAGATAATCAAAGGGAAACGACCCCTTAA
- a CDS encoding 4a-hydroxytetrahydrobiopterin dehydratase — MMKDVKTEAKELEGWSLEGEKIRKSFSFDTYFEGISFVSKLAVYAEGVQHHPHVTIDHTNVTVQWTTVDQGALTAKDIAAAKASDNLLNSGHI; from the coding sequence ATGATGAAAGACGTGAAAACAGAAGCAAAAGAGCTGGAAGGTTGGTCATTGGAAGGGGAGAAAATTCGAAAATCCTTTTCCTTTGACACCTATTTTGAAGGAATTTCTTTTGTTAGTAAACTTGCGGTCTATGCAGAAGGGGTTCAGCACCATCCCCATGTGACCATTGACCATACAAATGTGACCGTGCAGTGGACGACCGTGGATCAAGGCGCACTCACAGCAAAAGACATTGCTGCCGCTAAAGCTTCGGACAACTTGTTGAACAGTGGCCACATTTAA
- the accC gene encoding acetyl-CoA carboxylase biotin carboxylase subunit, translating to MINKVLIANRGEIAVRIIRACRELNIETVAVYSEADQEALHVMIADEAYCIGPNAAADSYLNKTNLIATATKTGVDAIHPGYGFLAENAAFAEICADHGLTFIGPSAAAIDKMGAKSQARETMHKAGVPTVPGSDGLVEEEKEALQTAKEIGYPVIIKATAGGGGKGMRVAYDADELIRSITMARQEAETNFGDAGVYLEKFIEEPRHIEIQIMADRFGNVIHFGERDCSIQRRHQKLVEEAPSPAIDEAIRKQMGEAAIQAAQAVAYVGAGTVEFLLDKHNCFYFMEMNTRIQVEHPVTEEVTGVDLIKEQILVGGGKPLSIEQEAVTVRGHAIECRINAEDPKKNFRSSPGEVTMYLPPGGPGVRVDSAVYTGYTITPYYDSMVAKLIVYGTDRQEALARMRRALVEFVVEGVETTIPFHLALMDNEAFASGNFDTTFLEKETI from the coding sequence ATGATTAATAAGGTCTTAATCGCCAATCGTGGTGAAATCGCCGTTCGCATCATCCGGGCCTGCCGTGAACTAAACATCGAGACGGTTGCGGTTTATTCAGAGGCGGATCAGGAAGCTTTGCACGTGATGATCGCTGATGAAGCTTATTGCATTGGCCCGAATGCCGCGGCAGATAGTTATTTGAACAAAACAAATCTGATAGCAACCGCCACGAAGACAGGTGTGGATGCAATTCATCCCGGGTATGGTTTTTTAGCAGAAAATGCAGCATTCGCTGAAATTTGTGCGGATCATGGCCTTACATTTATCGGCCCATCTGCGGCTGCCATTGATAAAATGGGCGCGAAATCACAAGCGCGCGAAACGATGCATAAGGCAGGGGTTCCGACTGTGCCGGGGAGTGACGGGCTTGTTGAAGAAGAAAAGGAAGCCCTTCAAACGGCAAAAGAAATCGGTTACCCCGTCATTATAAAAGCAACCGCCGGCGGTGGCGGAAAGGGCATGCGTGTGGCGTACGATGCCGATGAATTAATCCGTTCTATTACGATGGCACGCCAAGAAGCAGAAACGAATTTCGGAGATGCAGGCGTTTACTTAGAAAAATTCATCGAGGAACCAAGACATATTGAAATCCAAATCATGGCCGATCGGTTTGGAAATGTGATCCATTTTGGCGAGCGGGATTGTTCCATTCAGCGTCGGCACCAGAAACTTGTGGAAGAAGCCCCTTCCCCGGCGATTGATGAAGCCATTCGCAAACAGATGGGCGAAGCGGCGATACAAGCCGCACAAGCAGTGGCCTATGTCGGTGCCGGGACCGTTGAATTTTTGCTTGATAAACATAATTGTTTTTATTTTATGGAGATGAACACCCGTATTCAAGTAGAGCACCCGGTGACAGAAGAAGTGACAGGTGTGGATCTTATTAAGGAACAAATTTTGGTTGGCGGGGGGAAACCTCTATCCATCGAGCAAGAAGCGGTCACCGTACGCGGCCACGCGATTGAATGTCGAATCAACGCGGAAGATCCAAAGAAAAATTTCCGTTCTTCTCCGGGAGAAGTTACGATGTATTTGCCGCCGGGAGGCCCGGGGGTGCGCGTGGATAGTGCGGTCTATACGGGCTATACGATCACGCCCTATTACGACTCCATGGTCGCGAAATTAATTGTTTACGGCACGGATCGTCAAGAGGCCCTCGCCCGTATGAGACGTGCTCTTGTGGAATTTGTCGTGGAAGGCGTGGAAACCACGATTCCTTTCCATCTAGCGCTCATGGACAATGAAGCGTTTGCATCAGGGAACTTTGATACGACGTTTTTGGAAAAAGAAACGATATAA